One stretch of Bombina bombina isolate aBomBom1 chromosome 7, aBomBom1.pri, whole genome shotgun sequence DNA includes these proteins:
- the LOC128665959 gene encoding uncharacterized protein LOC128665959 isoform X1, giving the protein MHRSRRSTLPPRRYQSEQEPPAPAKEKIKISVQSISEEDLDIIPPTQYTTVVSAQVHNVEEQGPIDIELAQESPRPQALQTQQANLPLDSVQASFLSAVPPAAMSAVSDLLKNIISAMAAASPGPSVTPAVFPPDPSSQDPDPALTTPSRHRPFTPLIEAPHVATRGPQPGRNMAPVTAPQPSTPGLAPGRTIPEAHAIPGPMLLPPGPSDLLRQPRGPGPTSGVNAMLVTSPEADIGTSGLADSRAVTRTSAPGATPLAGEHREPSLAVGGLSVGGQRGINSASKLRKRTANLNVNPQGHQRGRSIIRGSTRQIASDRGRGTRRVNPSRAMRPLQFIQMGHNANAVQQAAPDVINPHRADSGLVQAAAQPHDIVSNNSLHVNQGNVQSMHVNQNIEHHLPSHHLPSPIGVNAALNGVNVQAAPQGYNTPLVGIHNANGQSLSQLQHPIMLGIQGVQPLDQGIHSPIAATQGAHAHSLNHAQSISQACHNPIVDQQGVNAQTSANGQSVSQGFHTPLHIAHPPLATDNPDTSIGQSARQILSLLQGAIGSQSAAKTRTNTATVMSGADAEVPSSITAGAAATTSTAQQGSSGLALQNQPAGQPVSSMGQGPPAISHGTTPGVKRIWIVGHSFVHWASLRCASLPFGQSLGLPTNKASVRWLGDRGMCWPQLAGTISEALVRWGKPHIIILHLGGNDVGAIPVLQLIKVMQADIGWLRVRIPGVMIGWSHIIPRLHWRHMSAHTAAYRVRKKINASVAKTVTGSGGFVVRHEAISADRTELYRRDKVHLSDVGLDLFIGDIQRALLPLL; this is encoded by the exons atgcatcgttccaggcgttccactctgcctcccagacgttaccagtcggaacaggaacctcctgcacctgcaaaagaaaaaataaagataagtgttcaatctatttctgaggaggatttagatatcattcccccaactcaatatactactgttgtgtcagcccaggttcataatgtggaagagcagggacctattgatattgagttagctcaggaatcccccagacctcaagcattgcagacccagcaggctaatttaccccttgatagtgtacaggcctcatttttaagtgctgtaccccctgctgctatgtcagcagtttctgacctattgaaaaacataatatccgctatggctgcagcctccccagggcccagtgtgacaccagctgttttccctcctgatccttctagtcaggatccggatcctgctttaactacccccagcaggcatcgccctttcacacctctcattGAGGCACCACACGTGGCAACACGCGGTCCCCAGCCCGGCCGGAACATGGCCCCTGTAACGGCCCCTCAGCCCTCAACACCCGGACTTGCCCCTGGTCGCACCATACCCGAGGCCCATGCCATCCCAGGGCCTATGCTGCTCCCCCCGGGGCCTAGCGATCTCCTTCGCCAGCCGCGTGGTCCGGGTCCGACTTCCGGTGTCAACGCCAtgttagtgacgtcaccggaagcggacatcggcacttccggcttggcagattcccgcgcggtcacaaggacatcggctcccggggcaacgccactcgcaggtgagcaccgagagccgtccttggccgttggcgggttatcagtggggggtcAGAGGGGCATTAACAGCGCAAGCAAACTGCGCAAGCGAACGGCAAATTTGAACGTTAATCCTCAGGGGcatcaaaggggtcgctccatcataagaggtagtaccaggcagatagccagtgataggggtagggggacacgcagagttaacccttccagggcaatgaggccattacagtttatacaaatgggacataacgcaaatgccgttcagcaggccgctcccgatgttattaacccacacagggctgatagtggtttagtgcaagcggccgctcagccgcaTGATATTGTGTCTAATAATAGCCTGCATGTGAATCAAGGCAATGTGCAAAGTATGCATGTTAATCAAAACATTGAGCATCATTTACCGTCTCATCATTTACCATCCCCCATTGGTGTGAATGCGGCTTTGAATGGTGTGAACGTACAAGCAGCTCCTCAGGGATATAATACACCCCTGGTTGGCATACATAATGCGAATGGGCAATCTTTAAGCCAGCTACAACATCCCATTATGTTAGGCATACAAGGAGTACAACCCCTTGATCAGGGTATCCACTCCCCCATTGCAGCCACGCAgggcgctcatgcacactcattaaaccatgcacaatcaataagccaggcatgccataaccctattgtagaccagcagggtgtgaatgctcagacatctgcgaatggacagtcagtgagtcagggatttcatacaccacttcatatagctcatccaccccttgctactgataatccagacacatccattgggcaaagtgctcgccaaattctttctcttttgcagggggcaattggatcacaaagtgcagcaaaaacacggaccaacactgccacagtcatgagtgGGGCGGATGCAGAAGTTCCAAgcagcattacagcaggagcagcagccaccacttccactgcacagcaagggtcttcaggactcgccctccaaaaccagccagcaggccagcccgtttccagcatgggtcagggacctcctgccattagtcacg gcactacccccggggtgaagcgaatctggattgtgggccactcctttgtccactgggcctccctacgctgtgcgtccctcccatttggccaatccctaggtctccctaccaacaaggcatccgttaggtggttgggtgatagggggatgtgctggccccaattagcaggaaccatatccgaggccctggtacgctgggggaagcctcacattattattcttcacctagggggtaacgatgtgggggccataccagttttacagttgattaaggttatgcaggcagacattgggtggctaagagtacgcatcccgggggtcatgatagggtggtcccatataataccccgtctccactggaggcatatgtcggcccatacggcggcataccgggttaggaagaagatcaatgcgtctgtagcgaaaaccgtcactgggtcaggtggcttcgtggtacggcacgaagccatttcggctgatagaaccgagctatatagaagggataaagttcacctttctgatgtggggctggatttattcataggggacattcagagagctctgttacccctcctgtaa
- the LOC128665959 gene encoding uncharacterized protein LOC128665959 isoform X2, with translation MHRSRRSTLPPRRYQSEQEPPAPAKEKIKISVQSISEEDLDIIPPTQYTTVVSAQVHNVEEQGPIDIELAQESPRPQALQTQQANLPLDSVQASFLSAVPPAAMSAVSDLLKNIISAMAAASPGPSVTPAVFPPDPSSQDPDPALTTPSRHRPFTPLIEAPHVATRGPQPGRNMAPVTAPQPSTPGLAPGRTIPEAHAIPGPMLLPPGPSDLLRQPRGPGPTSGVNAMLVTSPEADIGTSGLADSRAVTRTSAPGATPLAGEHREPSLAVGGLSVGGQRGINSASKLRKRTANLNVNPQGHQRGRSIIRGSTRQIASDRGRGTRRVNPSRAMRPLQFIQMGHNANAVQQAAPDVINPHRADSGLVQAAAQPHDIVSNNSLHVNQGNVQSMHVNQNIEHHLPSHHLPSPIGVNAALNGVNVQAAPQGYNTPLVGIHNANGQSLSQLQHPIMLGIQGVQPLDQGIHSPIAATQGAHAHSLNHAQSISQACHNPIVDQQGVNAQTSANGQSVSQGFHTPLHIAHPPLATDNPDTSIGQSARQILSLLQGAIGSQSAAKTRTNTATVMSGADAEVPSSITAGAAATTSTAQQGSSGLALQNQPAGQPVSSMGQGPPAISHARPSWIALLPLVRSSLAPSTWHAYARMWSEWDDFCASRGADAAQGSRDNLHDWLALPPG, from the exons atgcatcgttccaggcgttccactctgcctcccagacgttaccagtcggaacaggaacctcctgcacctgcaaaagaaaaaataaagataagtgttcaatctatttctgaggaggatttagatatcattcccccaactcaatatactactgttgtgtcagcccaggttcataatgtggaagagcagggacctattgatattgagttagctcaggaatcccccagacctcaagcattgcagacccagcaggctaatttaccccttgatagtgtacaggcctcatttttaagtgctgtaccccctgctgctatgtcagcagtttctgacctattgaaaaacataatatccgctatggctgcagcctccccagggcccagtgtgacaccagctgttttccctcctgatccttctagtcaggatccggatcctgctttaactacccccagcaggcatcgccctttcacacctctcattGAGGCACCACACGTGGCAACACGCGGTCCCCAGCCCGGCCGGAACATGGCCCCTGTAACGGCCCCTCAGCCCTCAACACCCGGACTTGCCCCTGGTCGCACCATACCCGAGGCCCATGCCATCCCAGGGCCTATGCTGCTCCCCCCGGGGCCTAGCGATCTCCTTCGCCAGCCGCGTGGTCCGGGTCCGACTTCCGGTGTCAACGCCAtgttagtgacgtcaccggaagcggacatcggcacttccggcttggcagattcccgcgcggtcacaaggacatcggctcccggggcaacgccactcgcaggtgagcaccgagagccgtccttggccgttggcgggttatcagtggggggtcAGAGGGGCATTAACAGCGCAAGCAAACTGCGCAAGCGAACGGCAAATTTGAACGTTAATCCTCAGGGGcatcaaaggggtcgctccatcataagaggtagtaccaggcagatagccagtgataggggtagggggacacgcagagttaacccttccagggcaatgaggccattacagtttatacaaatgggacataacgcaaatgccgttcagcaggccgctcccgatgttattaacccacacagggctgatagtggtttagtgcaagcggccgctcagccgcaTGATATTGTGTCTAATAATAGCCTGCATGTGAATCAAGGCAATGTGCAAAGTATGCATGTTAATCAAAACATTGAGCATCATTTACCGTCTCATCATTTACCATCCCCCATTGGTGTGAATGCGGCTTTGAATGGTGTGAACGTACAAGCAGCTCCTCAGGGATATAATACACCCCTGGTTGGCATACATAATGCGAATGGGCAATCTTTAAGCCAGCTACAACATCCCATTATGTTAGGCATACAAGGAGTACAACCCCTTGATCAGGGTATCCACTCCCCCATTGCAGCCACGCAgggcgctcatgcacactcattaaaccatgcacaatcaataagccaggcatgccataaccctattgtagaccagcagggtgtgaatgctcagacatctgcgaatggacagtcagtgagtcagggatttcatacaccacttcatatagctcatccaccccttgctactgataatccagacacatccattgggcaaagtgctcgccaaattctttctcttttgcagggggcaattggatcacaaagtgcagcaaaaacacggaccaacactgccacagtcatgagtgGGGCGGATGCAGAAGTTCCAAgcagcattacagcaggagcagcagccaccacttccactgcacagcaagggtcttcaggactcgccctccaaaaccagccagcaggccagcccgtttccagcatgggtcagggacctcctgccattagtcacg ctcgtccttcctggatagccttactgccgttggtccgctcctccttagcaccatccacttggcacgcctatgcccgcatgtggtctgaatgggacgatttctgtgcgtccaggggagccgacgctgctcaggggtctagggacaacttacatgattggctg gcactacccccggggtga